TTCGGAACCAACTTGGGAACAACGTCGAAATATCGTTCTCAGTTTAAAACGCCAAGGGCACGCTGTCGGGTTTTTGGGCCAAAACAGCAAAGACCTTCGGGCAATGACTGTTGCTGACATAACCCTTGCAAATAGAACCGATGCATTGCACGTCGTTCAAGCCGCTGCTGATGGGTTGATTAATAAGTTTGAAGCGGTGAGAGACGCACTGCTTTATGCTCGCGAGGCATATCATAACGCCGCTGGCTTTTTACGATGGAACTTCTCATGCACGCTCTCTTTGCTCCTCACGCTCACCTTCGGCACCGTGCTACACTACCTCTATAAAATGCCTATGCCGTTGACGTTAATGCAGATAATTTGGATCCAACTTCTCTCGACTTTACTACCATCGTTCGCTATAGGTACGGAAAAGATATTCGCTGACGAAAAACACCACCGTCCGACGCTATTTTCAGGGTCACGCTTCCTTTCAAAGACAACCAGTATAGACATCATTTGCCGGGCAGTGACTATTAGTTTAATGACAATTATTCCGTTCTTATTTATACTGTGGCGTTCGCCTGCTCTGTCCGATACACTTGGTGTTTCAACGCTCATGCAAGATGTTCTTTCCACTGGAAACGCTGAGAATCCAAATACGTCAGTGATAGCGATTGCACGAACGGCGGCGTGTACGACGCTCATCTTCACGCAGTTAATGACCTGCTGGCAAGCCTTGCGGTATCCATGGGAATCGCTCGCCCAAAGAATTTTAGCGAACCCTGGACTCATCGTTATCTCTGTCCTCGTCATAGTGTTTCACCTGACGGCAATTTATGTTGAACCTGTCGCGCAATTCTTAGGAATGGGGTACCTCAAATGGGAATGGCAGTGGACGCTTCTGTTTAGTCTTGCAGTACTCCTGTTACCTCTGAACCTGGCAATAAATTCGCGACCAGACAACGACTAACACTACACCCAAAATCCGTAAGTAGGAATACCAGCGATAATCCCTAAGATCGTCCAGAGACTCCCTACTGTAAACTCTCCCAAGATTAATCCGAGAAAGAAGGGGGCTATTTTGCGATGCCGCACAACACCACCGTATTGCAAAATTAACCACTTGATTAACCAACTCATGAAAAGACAACTCCACGTCACATGCATGCCCCAACTCGTAGAGATTGCAAACCCGGCGGGATGAAAAGGCCACCACACAAACCGCATCCGAAAAAACATCAGCACTGCTGTTATCAAAAAGCCGATGCCCATAAATCCACTTTCCGGTATGAGTGTCGCTTCTGGTGCTTGTAACCACCGCGCAAGCCGCCGATACGGTTCTATCCCGAAAGCACTTAAAGAGGGCCAATAGGCACGGACCTCCATCCCCAGACGATACCCGCGATCAATCAACGCCCAAAACCCTGCTAACGATCCCAAAACAGTTGCAAGCGTTAAAGCAAAAATGATGCGATGCATCGTCATGTTCGTTCGTTCCATGATTTTAAAGCCTTCTAACTGATGCGGCATTGGATGGCTCCGATGGGCACGATTAATAAACCAAAACATAGAGAACATAATGAGGTTGTCTCTTCCCAATCGGCGTGTGCCAACCGTCCGAGTTAGAATTTCATCAGGACCAGAATAGTGCAGATCATGCACAGGTGTACCGAGTTCGGCGCGCATCCGGGTAATTGCAATTGAAATCATATAATAGATAACAAAAAAGACGAACATCACCCACAATTCAGCACCGCCATAGTAGCAAAAAAGCACAAGGAATGCCATCACTGCGATTAGCCCAAGCATTGCCCCGCGATAGGACATCGCTTCTTGCGTTTCGCGCCCTGAAGCACTGATGACAGTATTGTCCTGTTGTGTATTTAGGCCCACAACGGTTCTCGCTACATGCAATAGATGTCTGCGACTCGCCCAAATCGCCAAAACGCATAGTGCGAGGTAACCACCCGCGGCTTGCTCATTCATGTATGGAAAGCGGGGTAGGCTACGCAACCCAAGCGCAGCACCGAGAACACGCATAAACCGCCAATACCAAAAGAAAAACCAACACGAAAATGAAAGATCTAACGGAATAAAGAAACCGAGTCCGATTGCAAACGGATAAAGTGAAAACGGGATTCTGCCCATCGCGTTCCACGGGCTCTCTGTAAAGACTTGGAAACTCCGTATACGTGTCCGAAATTCGGGTAAAACCGGATACAGAAAGTTAAGACCATTCCAGAGTGCAAGCCCGCCAGCAATCCCAAAACCGAGCCACATCAACTTGCTCTGGAAAAGGCGATTCCGCGGGGTCTCTGTCAACTGGAGTGGAAGTTGGATGATCGGATAACTTAACTTCTCATGTTCGATCCACTGTTTACGAACAATTATGTTGATGCAAAGCATGCCAAAAATCAACACAGTAATAAAGGCGGTCCACCAAAGCACAGGTGTCGCCCACCCAAGCAATGCCTCAGCAGTATAAAGGGGAAGCTCGCCTTCATAATAGCCTTGTAAAAGCGATGGATCGCTCACAGTGAGCCATGTCGGTAGAAACTGCACAAACAACTGCTGCCACTCATTTTCGGGGGTAGCAAAGCGGAACGCATGTCCCAGCATCGGCACCAAAATCTCAAGCATATCGTGGCCAGTAACACCCGAAGCGATAGAAAGCATGAGGTAAACAATGATCAACTCACTCTGTACCAACGCGAGTCTCGGTATAAAACGACGCAACAGATAGTTCACACCAATAACCACAAACAGACTGAAAATCACATTGAAAAAGAGGGAGATCGTTACAGGATGACCCGAATACCGAATAACCTCCATCTCAATAACCCAATAACAGTTAATCGGTATTAGAATAACAGCAATAAGAATAGATTTGAGTGTGACACCGTGGGCAGGAATTTGTGATGATGCAAACGAAGGGGAAGTTTCAACTTCCATACAAAATATAACTCCGATGAACGCGAGAAGATTTTCGATCTATTTTGAGAATGAATCAGGAGAAGTACTCTGATTCTTGAGTTTACGTCCTAAAACATATAGACGCATATTTCCACATCAATTTATCACAATCGCCATAACATGTCAACTTTATTAACAAAACCGCCCGATCCAGAGATCGTCTTGAAATCAATGAAGACTTAAAGTTAAGGCAGAAAAATAGACTTTTCTTTATAACGTTCCCATGTTATAATAGATATTGCAGTATAGCCTGAGCAGGCTTACAACAACTCAGGATGCGAACATGAAGCCATTCCGTTATATTAAAAATCGAATTGAAAGATTTTTTTACAAAATTTACCAGCGGCGTTTAGAATCCGAAGCCAACACGTGGCAGATCCCCCGCCATATTGGCGTAATTTTAGACGGAAACCGCCGTTACGCTAAAGCCAGTGGACTTGACAACGTTATTAAGGGGCACCACGAAGGGGCAGATAAACTCGAAGAGGTGCTTCATTGGTGCGATGAACTTGGCGTTGAAATTTTCTCAATCTGGATTTTCTCGCTTGACAATTTCAAGCGCGCAGCGCATGAAGTCGAAGGAATCCTTGGACTTATTGAAGGAAAGATGCGGGAACTCGTCACAATTGAGGGACTGCACGCCAACCAGATTAAGGTACGCGCAATGGGGCAGATAGAACTACTACCGCCGAGTCTTCAAGAAGCGATTCGGGAAGCAGAAGAAGCGACGCGAAATTACGATAAGTTTATCTTAAACGTGGCTGTTGCTTATGGAGGACGAGAGGAAATTATTGAAGCATTCCGAGGACACCTAAAAGCTGAAAGTGAGAGTGGGAAACCTATTCATCAAATTGCAGATGAACTCACAGTGGACAAGATTACACCGTATCTATACACTTCAGATCTCCCAGACCCCGAACTAATCATTCGCACCAGTGGGGAGGTTCGATTATCAGGATTTCTCCTCTGGCAGAGCGTTTATTCAGAATTCTATTTCTGTGATACATACTGGCCCTCGTTTCGGAAGATCGACTTTCTGCGTGCCTTGCGTGCTTATAGCCAACGCAAACGCCGATTTGGAAAATAAAATATACAGCGTAAACACTTCTTGGCACCAATCACTATCCTTGAAAATTGCTTATATTTTTTGTTCTAATTCCGTAGCTACATAGGTAAAAGGAGCAGATGCATGCGATTTGGGATCTGTACGAGTTTAGAAAACGTTAATCGGCTTGCAGAAGTTGGATATGATTATATCGAATTAGGGGTTCGTCCGGCGTTGATGCCCGAAGCAGACGAAGCCGAATTTCAGAAAATTCGCCAGCAAGCAACACAAGCACCGTTAAAGGCGGAGTCGTATTCCGGATTCATTCCGGGCGACTTGCGTGTTGTAGGCGACACTGTGGATCTTCCGCGCTTGTCTCGTTATGTAGAAAACGCGTGCCGTAGAGGCAGCGAAATTGGTGGTCAGGTTATTGTCTACGGCAGCAGCGGTTCCCGGAGTATAGAGGAAGGCTATTCGCGCGAACGCGCATTAGCACAAATCGCTGAATTCCTTGATATGGCGGCAGATCACGCCGAAGCACACAACATGACGATTGTCATTGAACCGATCTGCTGGCGAGAGGGAAATATCCTCCGAACCGTTGCGGATGGTGTCGCTATGGCAAAACGCGTGAATCGCCGCGGTATCAAGGCGTTGGCGGATCTTTACCATATCTGGCAGGAAGAAGAACCGATGCAGAACATTATTGACGCTGCTGAGTGGCTCGAACATGTCCACATAGCGGAACCCGTCAAACGCTCCTATCCGGGAAACGACGATTTTGATTTCACTGATTTCTTTTCGGCATTACAAAAAGCAGGCTACGACGGCCGCGTCTCGTGTGAGTGCAAGTTTGACAATTTTGACGAAGATATTGAGGTAGCTTTGAAGACCATGAAGACTTACGTCTGACAGATTCTTGGAGGTGTTGTTTATCCTTACACGCGAACAAGGCAGAGTCATCCGAGCACGAACAGGATTTTATGACGTGCAGCACGGTGATATTGTCCTGCGTTGCACGCTCCGCGGCACACTCAAACGGCGACACCGCTCAGCAACTGGACGTAGATTATACGCGGACCCAGTTGCCGTCGGCGATCAAGTTATTTTCACGCAGCTTGACGCTGAAGAAGGAGTGGTAGAGGACATTCTGCCTCGCGAGACGAAATTCTCGCGACAATACGCAGGGAAACAGGGCGACATTGAACAAGTTATCGTCGCCAACGCACATCAAATCGTAGCCGTTGTCGCGACACTAATGCCGCCACTTAATTTTAGAACGTTGGACAGGTTTCTGATCTTAGCTGAGGCAGGGGACATGGAGGCTGTGATATGCGTGAATAAGATGGATTTGGTGGACGCATCCCAACGCGATGAACTCATCAAGACCTTTACCAATTATGAGAAACTCGGCTATCAAATTCTCTATACGAGTATCCACATACCTGAAAGTTTGGACACGCTTCAGCACATCTTAAGAGATAAATTCAGCGTTATCATTGGTGCGTCGGGGGTTGGGAAATCCAGTCTACTGAACGCACTCCAACCGGACTTAGGTTTGCGAACGGGTGAAGTGGCTATCAGAACCCAAAAAGGCAGACATACAACAACACTCGTCGAACTCTTCTCATT
This genomic window from Candidatus Poribacteria bacterium contains:
- the uppS gene encoding polyprenyl diphosphate synthase, which translates into the protein MKPFRYIKNRIERFFYKIYQRRLESEANTWQIPRHIGVILDGNRRYAKASGLDNVIKGHHEGADKLEEVLHWCDELGVEIFSIWIFSLDNFKRAAHEVEGILGLIEGKMRELVTIEGLHANQIKVRAMGQIELLPPSLQEAIREAEEATRNYDKFILNVAVAYGGREEIIEAFRGHLKAESESGKPIHQIADELTVDKITPYLYTSDLPDPELIIRTSGEVRLSGFLLWQSVYSEFYFCDTYWPSFRKIDFLRALRAYSQRKRRFGK
- a CDS encoding sugar phosphate isomerase/epimerase: MRFGICTSLENVNRLAEVGYDYIELGVRPALMPEADEAEFQKIRQQATQAPLKAESYSGFIPGDLRVVGDTVDLPRLSRYVENACRRGSEIGGQVIVYGSSGSRSIEEGYSRERALAQIAEFLDMAADHAEAHNMTIVIEPICWREGNILRTVADGVAMAKRVNRRGIKALADLYHIWQEEEPMQNIIDAAEWLEHVHIAEPVKRSYPGNDDFDFTDFFSALQKAGYDGRVSCECKFDNFDEDIEVALKTMKTYV
- the rsgA gene encoding ribosome small subunit-dependent GTPase A, encoding MFILTREQGRVIRARTGFYDVQHGDIVLRCTLRGTLKRRHRSATGRRLYADPVAVGDQVIFTQLDAEEGVVEDILPRETKFSRQYAGKQGDIEQVIVANAHQIVAVVATLMPPLNFRTLDRFLILAEAGDMEAVICVNKMDLVDASQRDELIKTFTNYEKLGYQILYTSIHIPESLDTLQHILRDKFSVIIGASGVGKSSLLNALQPDLGLRTGEVAIRTQKGRHTTTLVELFSLDFGGEVADTPGIREVGLWGVDTENLEHYFPEMEPHLGQCKYSDCAHVAEPDCAIQDAVESGEIHAERYRSYVVLRTGDTAEI